GGATATGGTATTCAACTGGTAACGTGCACGAAAATAGTATATAAATCAGCTAAAAAGGGAGAGGTTGCCATTCAATTTTCTCCCTTTTTATACGTCGCGGATCAGGGCAATTATTATGAATCAGGATTTGGTAAGGCTAAACAAGTGATGCCGGATACGATATCGACAGCAACAATTACTTTCATCGTCTCGCAGCAGGCCTTTAAAGAGTTTTCTCAGATCCTGCAGCGAGGTTTTTTTATCAGGATTCAAACAGGCTGTTCCCTTGAAGAATTGCTCGTTGAACAGATGGGCATCGAAAAAAGGTACGTTGAGGAACGATTGAGTACGATATTTCTCAATGGTCGGCCCGTTGATGATCTTCGCGCCGCCGTTGTTCATGATGGGTCAACCCTTTCCCTTTCCGCGGCAATGCCCGGATTGGCAGGTGCCTCCATGCGGCGAAAAGGGGTATACGCATCACTCCGGAGCGCCATTAACTATCGCGAAAAAGAAGTCGCCGATGTCCGGCATGAGGGCTTCATTGAGGTCAAACTATTTAATCTCGTCATGATCGAGCTGGGTCCGCACTTTTTCAAGAGAGGGATCTATGTCCGGTCCGATAATCTTGCGGAGTTTATCGCCCTTATGACAGTTGATCTCCGGACAGGATGCAGGTTGATACTCCCTGGTGACAGACCGGTTTCAGGCAACGATGTTACCGGGATCCTGAAGAATATGGGGCACGATCTGATACGGATCTTTGTGGTCCGGCAAAAAGATGTGGTATCCTGATCTATGCACGTAACGGTGAAGCTATTTGCCACCCTCAGGCAGGGACGGTTCAATGAGGAAGAAAGGGAATATCCTGTTGGCACTACCATCGGGTATATTGTTCGGGCATTGGGGATAAGCGAAAAGGAGGCAGCCCTTATCTTCGTCAATGGCCGGCATGCAAAAACAGGTGACGAACTTCATGACAGCGACACGCTGGCCATCT
This Syntrophorhabdaceae bacterium DNA region includes the following protein-coding sequences:
- a CDS encoding MoaD/ThiS family protein produces the protein MHVTVKLFATLRQGRFNEEEREYPVGTTIGYIVRALGISEKEAALIFVNGRHAKTGDELHDSDTLAIFPPIGGG